The window CTCGTGTCCGTGGTCAGGCGCACCGTGGTGTACTTTTCGAGCCTTTCCTGGATCCCGAGCTCCGCCTCGTCCGTTGCCGGCGGCGGCTGGCACGAGAGTAACCCCAAGCTCAGCCAGGTGATTGTTACGACAGCGACGACGCCTCGGCAGCGCATTCCGTTCGACCTCCTTTCCCTAGGAGCATTCTAGCGATGCCTCGAAACAAATTCTCTTGACACACAACTATATTTCTGGAATAATGGAATAGTAATGACGACATCGAGCTCCCAGGAAATCGCACGCAAGTTCGCCGCACTCGGACACGAGGCGCGCGTCGATGTCGTGCGACTGCTTCTCGCCGCCCACCCAGACGGACTGGTCGTGGCCGAGATTCTGGAGACGCTGGGAACTCCGCCATCGACCTTGTCTCATCATCTCGACGCCTTGCGCCACGAGGGCCTCGTGGAGCAGGAGCGCGAGGGTCGGTTTCTCCGCTATCGGGCGGGAACAGCCGCTCTGCAGTCTCTGCTGGATTTCCTCTACGCCGAGTGCTGCACTCGTCAGCCCTTGGTCAATATCTCTATACCTGCCAACCGTTAACGCTTAGTGCCCATTGATGACAAAACAAAACTTTCACCAAATCGATTCGATAATTCCAGAAACATAGGAGGAACCATGAAGACGCATCTCGCATTGAACACAGCCGCGTTCGACCGCTCGGTCGACTTCTACCGTCGCTTTTTCGGATCGGAGCCCGTGAAACTGAAACCGGGCTACGCGAAGTTCGAGCTCGAAGAGCCCGGACTCAACTTCACCCTCAACGCGAGCGTGCAACCGCTGACCCGTCCCGGGGCCGTCAACCATCTCGGAATCGAGGTGAGCTCGGCCGAGGATGTCCAGGCGGCTGCCAAACGTCTGCGCGAAGCGGGATTCGAGACG of the Vicinamibacteria bacterium genome contains:
- a CDS encoding metalloregulator ArsR/SmtB family transcription factor — translated: MTTSSSQEIARKFAALGHEARVDVVRLLLAAHPDGLVVAEILETLGTPPSTLSHHLDALRHEGLVEQEREGRFLRYRAGTAALQSLLDFLYAECCTRQPLVNISIPANR
- a CDS encoding ArsI/CadI family heavy metal resistance metalloenzyme, which produces MKTHLALNTAAFDRSVDFYRRFFGSEPVKLKPGYAKFELEEPGLNFTLNASVQPLTRPGAVNHLGIEVSSAEDVQAAAKRLREAGFETLEEPDVECCYAIQDKVWVTDPNGHRWEVFVVKQQNVGIETPEGVAAKAACAPGCC